In Agrobacterium tumefaciens, a single genomic region encodes these proteins:
- a CDS encoding LysE family translocator: protein MDFVPSLPTLIAFTIAILLLAVTPGPDMTLWISRSLREGRAAGFMTLVGTNIGITVHTMLVAFGVAALIVASPTAFTILKTGGAAYLVWLAIQAIRKGSDFVMVKSTGEKAQASLTSALLNGIWVNLLNPKVIIFFMTFLPQFVSATDPHVTGKLIFLGIWSIIVALPIGIGIVVAADVLSAWLQRNRKVLRGLDYTIAGVFSLFAVKIFFTQTR from the coding sequence ATGGATTTCGTTCCAAGCCTGCCAACATTGATCGCCTTCACCATCGCCATTCTGCTTCTGGCGGTGACGCCGGGACCTGACATGACGCTCTGGATCAGCCGCTCGCTGCGTGAAGGCCGGGCGGCGGGCTTCATGACGCTGGTGGGGACCAATATAGGCATCACCGTGCACACGATGCTGGTCGCCTTTGGTGTAGCCGCCCTCATCGTCGCCTCGCCGACTGCCTTCACGATTTTGAAAACCGGTGGCGCCGCCTATCTGGTCTGGCTCGCTATACAGGCGATCCGCAAAGGCTCAGATTTCGTGATGGTGAAAAGCACCGGTGAAAAGGCGCAAGCCTCCCTGACGTCGGCCTTGCTGAACGGTATCTGGGTCAATCTGCTGAACCCCAAGGTCATCATCTTTTTCATGACCTTCCTGCCGCAATTCGTCAGCGCAACCGATCCGCATGTGACCGGCAAGCTGATCTTCCTCGGCATCTGGTCCATCATCGTGGCGCTGCCGATCGGTATCGGCATCGTTGTCGCCGCCGATGTTCTCTCCGCCTGGCTGCAGCGCAACCGGAAGGTTCTGCGCGGGCTGGATTATACCATCGCCGGCGTCTTCTCGCTTTTTGCAGTCAAGATTTTCTTCACGCAAACGCGCTGA
- a CDS encoding ABC transporter ATP-binding protein: protein MTKSIIELKKADLTLGNAAASVHVLKNIDLSIGEGEAVGIVGPSGSGKSTLLMVLAGLERLDSGEIVIADKQLHKLGEDALADFRGRNIGIVFQSFHLIANMTALENVAVPLELANAPNPFEIAKRELIAVGLGERLNHYPGQLSGGEQQRVAIARALAPSPAVLIADEPTGNLDTDTGKQIADLLFAKQAERGMTMVLVTHDPSLAARCSRQIKVRSGEIEGDSARPQMARAVSA from the coding sequence GTGACGAAAAGCATCATAGAGCTGAAGAAGGCCGACCTCACCCTTGGTAATGCCGCCGCCTCCGTTCACGTTCTCAAGAACATCGATCTGTCCATCGGCGAAGGTGAAGCGGTCGGTATCGTCGGCCCTTCCGGCTCGGGAAAATCGACGCTGCTGATGGTGCTTGCCGGTCTGGAGCGGCTCGACAGCGGCGAAATCGTCATTGCCGATAAGCAACTGCACAAACTCGGCGAAGATGCGCTAGCGGATTTTCGCGGCCGGAATATCGGCATTGTTTTCCAGTCCTTCCACCTCATCGCCAATATGACGGCGCTGGAGAATGTGGCCGTTCCACTGGAATTGGCCAACGCCCCCAATCCCTTCGAGATCGCTAAGCGCGAACTCATTGCCGTCGGTCTCGGCGAACGTCTCAACCACTATCCCGGCCAGCTTTCCGGCGGCGAGCAGCAGCGTGTCGCCATCGCCCGCGCGCTTGCCCCCTCACCGGCCGTGCTGATCGCCGACGAACCGACCGGCAATCTCGATACCGATACCGGAAAACAGATCGCCGATCTTTTGTTTGCCAAACAGGCCGAGCGCGGCATGACCATGGTGCTCGTCACCCATGATCCGTCGCTCGCCGCCCGCTGCTCGCGCCAGATCAAGGTGCGCTCCGGCGAGATCGAGGGCGACAGCGCCCGCCCCCAGATGGCACGGGCAGTATCGGCATGA
- a CDS encoding low molecular weight protein-tyrosine-phosphatase: protein MKHITVLFVCMGNICRSPLAEGVLKDLANGEGMSNRITVDSAGTGGWHAGDAPDPRSVAMARRHGIDISRQRARQVTRADFEAFDLILAMDENNLANLLQVSPEGHRHKIHLFMDYATGRRQNVPDPYYGAEDGFLDVYNMLLAGCRSLLEKMELDRAS from the coding sequence ATGAAACATATCACCGTTCTTTTCGTCTGCATGGGCAATATCTGCCGCTCGCCGCTTGCCGAAGGAGTTTTGAAAGACCTTGCCAATGGTGAAGGTATGTCCAACCGGATCACCGTCGATTCCGCCGGCACCGGCGGCTGGCATGCGGGCGATGCGCCCGATCCGCGATCTGTCGCCATGGCCCGGCGACACGGTATCGATATTTCCCGACAGCGGGCAAGACAGGTGACGCGGGCTGATTTCGAGGCCTTCGACCTCATCCTCGCCATGGACGAAAACAATCTGGCGAACCTGCTTCAAGTGAGCCCGGAAGGGCACCGGCACAAAATCCATCTCTTCATGGATTATGCCACGGGCCGCCGGCAGAACGTCCCCGATCCCTATTACGGGGCCGAGGACGGGTTCCTTGATGTTTACAACATGCTCTTAGCGGGATGCAGATCGTTGCTCGAAAAGATGGAGCTGGACCGCGCCTCGTGA
- a CDS encoding ABC transporter permease, with the protein MSQIAFWGAVELGLVFAFVAIGVYLAFRVLDFPDLTVDGSFPLGAAVAAVLIIAGLNAWVATAVAMVAGAAAGMVTATLNVRFKILNLLASILTMIALFSVNLRVMGKPNVALLNQDTMISPFYGLGLSEYLVRPLFVGALVLIAVILVWRFLESDAGLAMRATGANARMARAQGVKTGNQIYLGMALSNALVALGGALFAQTNGFADVTSGVGTIVVGLAAVIIGETLFGARGILIALIGCVFGSIAYRLAIQLALSSDVLGLKASDLNFVTAVLVAIALILPRLRRGGATS; encoded by the coding sequence GTGAGCCAAATCGCCTTTTGGGGTGCCGTGGAGCTGGGACTGGTCTTCGCTTTCGTGGCGATCGGCGTCTATCTCGCTTTCCGCGTACTTGATTTTCCTGACCTGACCGTGGACGGTTCGTTTCCGCTTGGCGCCGCCGTGGCCGCCGTGCTGATCATCGCCGGTCTGAATGCGTGGGTCGCGACGGCGGTTGCGATGGTTGCCGGTGCCGCTGCAGGCATGGTTACCGCAACGCTCAACGTTCGTTTCAAGATTCTGAACCTGCTTGCCTCGATCCTGACGATGATCGCGCTGTTTTCCGTCAATCTCAGGGTTATGGGAAAGCCGAATGTGGCGCTGCTCAATCAGGATACGATGATATCGCCGTTCTACGGCCTGGGCCTCTCCGAATATCTGGTGCGGCCGCTCTTCGTTGGTGCGCTGGTTCTGATCGCGGTTATTCTTGTCTGGCGCTTTCTTGAAAGCGATGCGGGCCTTGCCATGCGGGCGACGGGCGCCAATGCGCGGATGGCGCGGGCGCAGGGCGTGAAGACCGGCAACCAGATCTATCTCGGCATGGCGCTTTCAAACGCGCTGGTGGCTCTCGGCGGTGCGCTGTTTGCGCAGACCAATGGTTTTGCGGATGTGACCTCCGGTGTCGGCACCATCGTTGTCGGGCTTGCGGCCGTCATCATCGGTGAGACGCTGTTTGGTGCACGCGGCATCCTGATCGCGCTCATCGGCTGCGTCTTCGGCTCCATCGCCTATCGTCTCGCCATTCAGCTCGCTTTGTCGAGCGATGTGCTGGGTCTCAAGGCGTCCGATCTCAATTTCGTAACGGCGGTATTGGTGGCCATCGCATTGATCCTGCCGCGACTGCGCCGTGGGGGAGCAACATCGTGA
- a CDS encoding 4a-hydroxytetrahydrobiopterin dehydratase: MKYPRLEPDAIRQALSKLEGWSLREDGAAIVRSFKFSSFAEAFGFMAESALAAEKLNHHPEWSNVYSRVKVCLTTHDSQGVTERDFLLAEAMQKAAAGRGN, encoded by the coding sequence ATGAAATATCCCAGACTTGAACCGGACGCCATCCGGCAGGCACTGTCGAAACTCGAGGGCTGGTCGCTGCGTGAGGACGGGGCGGCGATCGTTCGCTCCTTCAAGTTTTCGAGTTTTGCCGAAGCCTTCGGTTTCATGGCCGAGTCGGCGCTTGCGGCGGAAAAGCTCAATCATCATCCGGAATGGTCGAACGTCTATTCCCGCGTGAAAGTCTGCCTCACCACCCATGATTCCCAGGGTGTGACCGAGCGGGATTTTCTTCTGGCCGAAGCCATGCAGAAGGCGGCTGCGGGCCGGGGGAATTGA
- a CDS encoding ABC transporter ATP-binding protein, which yields MISLSDIQVVFGRGTPLQKQALAKIDLTIEDGSFVTVIGSNGAGKSTLLGVLAGDVLPTAGKVMIGGADVTRKPTASRAGRVARVFQDPLAGSCGALTIEENLALAASRGERRGLSSALGRGRRDFFKERIASLNLGLENRLKDRMDLLSGGQRQAVSLVMATLSGSDVLLLDEHTAALDPGMAEFVMELTRKVVSERKLTTLMVTHSMRQALDYGTRTIMLHAGEIVLDVSGDSRKDLEVEDLIEMFRKIRGQTLDDDELLIG from the coding sequence GTGATTTCGCTTTCCGATATCCAGGTCGTCTTCGGACGCGGTACGCCGTTGCAAAAGCAGGCGTTGGCCAAGATCGATCTTACCATTGAAGATGGTTCCTTCGTCACCGTCATCGGCTCCAATGGTGCGGGCAAATCCACGCTTCTCGGTGTTCTGGCAGGCGATGTCCTGCCAACGGCGGGCAAGGTGATGATCGGCGGCGCCGACGTTACCCGCAAGCCGACCGCCAGCCGGGCGGGACGGGTGGCGCGCGTGTTTCAGGACCCGCTGGCGGGCAGCTGCGGTGCGCTCACCATCGAGGAAAATCTGGCGCTTGCGGCGTCTCGCGGCGAGCGTCGCGGGTTGTCGTCGGCGCTTGGACGCGGCAGGCGGGATTTCTTTAAGGAACGTATCGCCTCACTCAATCTCGGTCTGGAAAATCGTCTGAAGGACCGTATGGACCTTCTGTCCGGCGGGCAGAGACAGGCCGTTTCGCTTGTCATGGCGACGCTATCAGGCTCGGACGTGCTGCTACTCGATGAACATACGGCGGCACTCGATCCCGGCATGGCGGAATTCGTGATGGAACTGACCCGCAAGGTGGTGTCGGAGCGCAAGCTGACAACGCTGATGGTCACCCATTCCATGCGTCAGGCGCTGGATTACGGCACCCGCACCATCATGCTGCATGCCGGTGAAATCGTGCTTGACGTGTCCGGTGACAGCCGCAAGGACCTGGAGGTCGAAGACCTGATCGAGATGTTCCGCAAGATACGCGGTCAGACGCTTGACGATGACGAGTTGCTGATTGGCTGA
- a CDS encoding ABC transporter substrate-binding protein, whose translation MRALILALAAATALALPAKAETVTVAVTAIVEHPALDAARDGVKAALTEAGYKEGENLKFLYESAQGNPGTAAQIARQFVGDAPAVIVPISTPSAQAVVAATRDIPVVFTAVSDPVGAQLIKSMEKPGSNVTGLSDMLPVGEHLALIKEISPTAKSIGFIYNSAEANSASTLALLKAEADKAGLKVVESVATKSAEVQGATRALVGKADVIYVPTDNTIVSAFEAAAGVASEAKIPLYAADTDSVARGAVAALGFNYFDVGKQTGAVVVRILKGEKPGEIPATVAVGTDLVINKKVAEKVGVTFPESVTKRATKVID comes from the coding sequence ATGCGCGCACTCATTCTGGCCCTCGCAGCCGCGACAGCACTCGCTCTGCCGGCTAAAGCCGAAACCGTCACCGTTGCCGTCACCGCCATTGTTGAACATCCGGCGCTTGACGCCGCCCGTGACGGCGTCAAGGCTGCCCTTACTGAGGCCGGTTACAAGGAAGGCGAGAACCTCAAGTTCCTTTATGAGTCCGCACAGGGCAATCCCGGCACCGCAGCGCAGATTGCGCGCCAGTTCGTGGGTGACGCGCCTGCCGTCATCGTGCCGATCTCCACGCCGTCGGCTCAGGCTGTCGTTGCGGCCACGCGCGACATTCCGGTTGTCTTCACGGCGGTTTCCGATCCGGTCGGCGCACAGCTTATCAAGAGCATGGAAAAGCCCGGCAGCAACGTAACCGGCCTTTCCGACATGCTGCCGGTTGGCGAGCACCTGGCGCTCATCAAGGAAATTTCCCCGACCGCCAAGTCCATCGGCTTCATCTACAACTCGGCTGAAGCCAATTCCGCTTCGACGCTCGCCCTGCTGAAGGCCGAAGCCGACAAGGCCGGTCTGAAGGTTGTCGAATCCGTCGCTACCAAGTCCGCTGAAGTTCAGGGCGCAACCCGCGCACTGGTCGGCAAGGCTGACGTGATCTATGTTCCGACCGACAACACCATCGTTTCCGCCTTCGAGGCGGCAGCCGGTGTAGCGAGCGAAGCGAAGATCCCGCTTTATGCCGCTGATACGGATTCCGTTGCCCGTGGCGCGGTTGCGGCCCTCGGCTTCAACTATTTCGACGTTGGCAAGCAGACAGGCGCCGTCGTTGTCCGCATCCTCAAGGGTGAAAAGCCGGGTGAAATTCCGGCAACCGTGGCTGTTGGCACCGATCTGGTGATCAACAAGAAGGTTGCCGAAAAAGTTGGCGTCACCTTCCCTGAAAGCGTCACGAAGCGCGCCACCAAGGTCATCGACTGA
- a CDS encoding YkvA family protein, whose amino-acid sequence MDDVKIGEILLPGETDKQQERENVVRAKFWPKLKRVMAKVPFARDAAAAYYCAIDRDTPLRAKGIILAALAYFIMPIDAVPDMLAVVGFTDDIAVITAALAMIRAHIKMEHYDAADAMLKRQQEAG is encoded by the coding sequence ATGGATGATGTGAAAATCGGTGAAATTCTTCTGCCGGGTGAAACCGACAAGCAGCAGGAGCGCGAGAATGTCGTGCGCGCCAAATTCTGGCCCAAGCTGAAGCGGGTGATGGCGAAGGTTCCCTTCGCGCGCGACGCGGCTGCGGCCTATTATTGCGCGATCGACCGTGACACGCCGTTGCGCGCCAAGGGTATTATTCTGGCTGCCCTTGCCTATTTCATCATGCCCATCGATGCGGTGCCGGACATGCTGGCGGTCGTCGGTTTTACCGATGATATCGCGGTCATCACCGCCGCGCTCGCCATGATCCGTGCCCATATCAAGATGGAGCATTACGACGCGGCTGACGCCATGCTGAAGCGACAGCAGGAAGCCGGGTAA
- a CDS encoding invasion associated locus B family protein, with the protein MFVRSVATAAAILLTSVGVASAQSPTRIQQFNAWGAYSYKSGNSTVCYVLSIPTSKEPASVDHGDIFFIVSQRPGQNISYEPQAMVGYPLKQGSKVNVTIDNKNFVMFTKDKAAWVENAAEEPALVAAMKGGKSMTVKAVSGRGTATSYSYSLSGISAAFKQIESCK; encoded by the coding sequence ATGTTTGTAAGAAGTGTAGCAACCGCAGCGGCCATTTTGCTGACCAGCGTCGGCGTAGCATCTGCACAGTCGCCCACGCGCATCCAGCAGTTCAATGCCTGGGGTGCATATTCGTACAAATCGGGCAACAGCACCGTCTGCTACGTTCTTTCCATCCCCACCTCCAAGGAACCGGCAAGCGTTGACCACGGCGATATCTTCTTCATCGTCTCGCAGCGTCCCGGCCAGAACATTTCCTATGAGCCGCAGGCCATGGTGGGTTATCCGCTGAAGCAGGGCTCCAAGGTCAACGTCACGATCGACAACAAGAACTTCGTCATGTTCACCAAGGACAAGGCCGCCTGGGTTGAAAACGCCGCTGAAGAGCCGGCCCTCGTCGCCGCCATGAAGGGTGGCAAGTCGATGACCGTCAAGGCGGTTTCCGGCCGCGGCACTGCGACGTCATATTCCTATTCGCTGTCGGGCATTTCGGCTGCTTTCAAACAGATCGAGAGCTGCAAGTAA
- the thpR gene encoding RNA 2',3'-cyclic phosphodiesterase, giving the protein MPRLFTALEIPRNAAMSLSLLRGGLPGARWIDVENYHITLRFIGDIDGRTADEVVDRLDRIERPEFQLNLTGMGSFGSKKPHSIWAGVSHSPEMHALQAEVERICQRIGLPPDPRKFMPHVTLARLRSSRVDDVVHYLSGRGNFRTSPFTVGRFVLMSSKESVGGGPYVVEEAFPLHEARSSSIFSSNDLHPAKSML; this is encoded by the coding sequence ATGCCGAGACTGTTTACCGCCCTCGAAATTCCGCGCAATGCGGCGATGAGCCTCTCATTGTTGCGCGGTGGTCTGCCGGGAGCCCGGTGGATCGATGTGGAGAATTATCACATAACCCTGCGTTTTATCGGTGACATCGACGGACGGACCGCCGATGAGGTTGTCGATAGGCTGGATCGGATCGAAAGGCCGGAGTTCCAGCTCAATCTCACCGGTATGGGTTCCTTCGGCTCGAAGAAACCGCATTCCATCTGGGCGGGGGTTTCTCACTCGCCGGAAATGCATGCGCTTCAAGCGGAAGTCGAGCGAATTTGTCAGAGGATCGGTCTCCCACCGGATCCGCGCAAATTCATGCCGCATGTCACGCTGGCGCGGCTGCGCTCCTCGCGTGTGGATGATGTGGTGCACTATCTTTCCGGACGCGGCAACTTCCGTACCTCGCCCTTCACGGTCGGCCGTTTCGTGCTGATGTCGTCGAAGGAATCCGTGGGCGGCGGGCCTTATGTCGTCGAGGAGGCTTTCCCGCTTCACGAGGCGCGGTCCAGCTCCATCTTTTCGAGCAACGATCTGCATCCCGCTAAGAGCATGTTGTAA
- a CDS encoding arylesterase produces the protein MRFKAALFHFIVIIAGAFSVASATAQERTLQLVGLGDSLMAGYQLPPTDSYTAQLEAVLKAKGINVAIANAGVSGDTSSGGLARAEWSVPDGTDGVILELGANDALRGIAPEQTEKNLDTIISGLQKRNIAVLLVGIMAPPNMGEDYARRFNPIFPRLAEKYNLPLYPFFLDGVVTDDALKLEDKMHPNTKGVAMMVEKSLPAVESFIKTIGAQKK, from the coding sequence ATGAGATTTAAAGCTGCCCTGTTTCACTTCATCGTCATTATCGCGGGCGCCTTTTCCGTTGCTTCGGCGACGGCACAGGAGCGGACATTGCAACTGGTCGGCCTCGGCGACAGCCTGATGGCGGGGTATCAGCTTCCGCCCACCGACAGCTACACGGCACAGCTTGAAGCTGTATTAAAGGCGAAGGGCATCAATGTTGCCATCGCTAACGCCGGCGTCTCCGGCGATACCTCCTCCGGGGGTCTCGCCCGGGCGGAATGGTCGGTTCCCGATGGAACCGACGGGGTCATTCTGGAGCTCGGCGCCAATGACGCGCTGCGGGGCATTGCGCCGGAACAGACGGAAAAGAACCTCGATACCATTATTTCCGGTTTACAGAAACGCAACATAGCCGTGCTGCTGGTCGGCATTATGGCGCCACCGAATATGGGTGAAGATTACGCCAGGCGCTTCAACCCGATCTTTCCAAGGCTGGCCGAAAAATACAACCTGCCGCTTTATCCCTTCTTTCTGGATGGCGTCGTGACGGATGATGCGCTGAAGCTCGAGGACAAGATGCATCCCAACACCAAGGGCGTGGCGATGATGGTGGAGAAATCTTTGCCGGCTGTTGAAAGCTTCATCAAGACAATCGGTGCGCAAAAAAAATAA
- the rlmN gene encoding 23S rRNA (adenine(2503)-C(2))-methyltransferase RlmN — MSGKPSLIGLTREEMGEALAEIGVPQKQVKMRVSQLWNWLYVRGVSDFDNMTNVAKELREKLKAAFTIARPEIVEEQISNDGTRKWLMRFPPRGAGRPVEIETVYIPEEGRGTLCISSQVGCSLTCSFCHTGTQRLVRNLTAEEILSQLLLARDRLGDFPDGSTPVGAYVPSEGRKVSNIVMMGMGEPLYNFEHVKTALLIATDGDGLSLSKRRVTLSTSGVVPEIFRTGDEIGVMLAISLHAVRDDLRDMLVPINKKYPLKELIEACRNYPGLSNARRITFEYVMLKDVNDSLEDAKMLVQLLKGVPAKINLIPFNPWPGTNYQCSEWAQIEKFADFINQAGYASPIRTPRGRDILAACGQLKSESERMRKTERLAFEAMMIANHGADD, encoded by the coding sequence ATGTCCGGCAAGCCGTCGCTGATCGGCCTGACGCGTGAGGAAATGGGCGAGGCGCTGGCCGAGATCGGCGTGCCGCAGAAGCAGGTGAAAATGCGCGTCAGCCAGTTGTGGAACTGGCTTTATGTGCGCGGCGTCTCCGATTTCGATAATATGACCAATGTCGCCAAGGAGCTTCGCGAGAAGCTGAAGGCTGCCTTCACCATTGCCCGCCCGGAAATCGTCGAGGAGCAGATCTCCAATGACGGCACCCGCAAATGGCTGATGCGCTTTCCGCCGCGCGGCGCTGGCCGTCCCGTCGAGATCGAGACGGTCTATATTCCCGAAGAAGGGCGCGGCACGCTGTGCATTTCAAGCCAGGTGGGCTGTTCGCTGACTTGCTCCTTCTGTCACACCGGCACGCAGCGCCTGGTGCGCAACCTGACGGCGGAGGAAATTCTTTCCCAGCTTCTGCTCGCCCGCGACCGGCTGGGTGATTTCCCTGATGGTTCGACGCCGGTTGGCGCCTATGTGCCGAGCGAAGGCCGCAAGGTCTCCAACATCGTGATGATGGGTATGGGCGAGCCGCTCTATAATTTCGAGCATGTGAAGACCGCACTTCTGATAGCCACCGACGGCGACGGCCTGTCGCTTTCCAAGCGTCGCGTCACGCTCTCCACATCAGGCGTTGTGCCGGAAATCTTCCGCACGGGTGATGAAATCGGCGTGATGCTGGCGATTTCGCTGCATGCGGTGCGTGATGATTTGCGCGACATGCTGGTGCCGATCAACAAGAAATATCCGCTAAAGGAACTGATCGAGGCTTGCCGCAACTATCCGGGTCTTTCCAATGCCCGCCGCATCACCTTCGAATATGTGATGCTCAAGGACGTCAATGACAGCTTGGAAGATGCCAAGATGCTGGTGCAGCTTCTGAAGGGCGTTCCGGCCAAGATCAATCTCATTCCGTTCAATCCCTGGCCGGGCACCAATTACCAGTGCTCCGAGTGGGCGCAGATCGAGAAGTTTGCCGATTTCATCAATCAGGCGGGTTATGCGTCGCCGATCCGCACGCCGCGCGGCCGCGATATCCTTGCCGCCTGCGGCCAGCTCAAGTCGGAATCGGAACGCATGCGCAAGACCGAGAGACTGGCTTTTGAGGCGATGATGATCGCCAATCACGGTGCGGACGACTGA